The Danio rerio strain Tuebingen ecotype United States chromosome 1, GRCz12tu, whole genome shotgun sequence genome includes a region encoding these proteins:
- the tsga10 gene encoding testis-specific gene 10 protein isoform X1 yields MLRPRRSTSPVKGASTHRSPVRHSPVKGGSFDSELMRVLRERDELQNMLDKHERHLSETQANVKVLTAERDKTRMHYQQAQEEIAALRREVMKSKAARGAKSCSVTAQSILKRVETERDEAISDLNRMTTERDSLRERLKISQETSISERAHLEQTLEDLQAAVLTLEQERGEQKCRHAQMRENMMGLEEEVHNLSRKLSASEEELIRCRNECCSLRLSNNQMESSLSENQRRLTNRIGELQNAQERNKTLDEMNDSLVRQVTVLREELNTQRATISQLDQQRNTLQEQMEKKSDLINTANHQLDENEKTIRSLKLRAEDLETTLIVLCSPSRALRDTISGKERELDVLKRKLSDSEKEMDTLMKVKDEASQENGQLRDDLDRAHQENQTLKFKLDEANLEIEDLQKKVQDHIADISRTEDLLSAKERECRELQESRRKESILVESWEDQARRAETTVIELRLELHNANSEILRLKERADSLENRLQQALSAERSCTSQLSQLNRKMIHMEEDLCQARAEHTQAQADLEKTRELCVKLDASKDAVQRELESCCSEIELLQKQLTSERLSVQTLESLLVSTREKELQRQLTSQERQTEIEILKDKLSMADSKANSQSREMAQLKTRSCQLEADLEMTKRHLSTERFERERAVQELRRQGLSAISPVLTSTMRSSSSSHRRSLSPHRSWSPEHSHLSTPDPLLLSHYPDRNLTFRDLHD; encoded by the exons ATGTTGAGGCCTCGTCGCTCCACCAGCCCTGTCAAAGGGGCATCGACTCACCGCAGTCCTGTCAGACACTCACCTGTTAAA gGCGGCTCATTTGATTCAGAGCTGATGAGGGTGTTACGAGAAAGAGATGAGCTGCAGAACATGCTGGACAAACATGAGCGGCATCTCTCAGAGACCCAGGCCAATGTTAAAGTGCTCACAGCTGAACGTGACAAGACCCGAATGCACTACCAGCAG GCTCAAGAAGAGATAGCAGCCCTCCGCCGGGAGGTGATGAAGTCAAAAGCAGCGCGTGGGGCCAAAAGTTGCAGCGTGACCGCTCAGAGCATCCTAAAACGGGTCGAGACCGAACGGGACGAGGCCATCTCAGACCTCAACCGCATGACCACAGAGAGAGACAGTCTGAGAGAGAGACTCAAG ATCTCTCAGGAGACATCCATCAGCGAGAGAGCTCACCTGGAGCAGACGCTGGAGGACCTGCAGGCCGCTGTGCTCACG CTGGAGCAGGAGCGAGGGGAACAGAAATGCAGACATGCTCAGATGAGGGAGAACATGATGGGGCTGGAGGAGGAAGTACACAATCTTAGCCGGAAACTCAGTGCCAGTGAAGAAGAACTGATTCGCTGTAGAAATGAGTGCTGCAGCCTAAG actGTCAAATAATCAGATGGAAAGTTCTCTGAGTGAGAATCAGAGGAGACTGACCAACAGGATTGGAGAACTGCAAAACGCTCAGGAGAGAAATAAAACGCTGGATGAGATGAATG ACTCTCTCGTGCGGCAGGTAACTGTTTTGCGAGAGGAACTGAACACACAGCGGGCCACAATCTCACAGCTGGACCAGCAAAGAAACACACTGCAGGAACAAATGGAGAAGAAGAGCGATCTGATCAACACAGCCAATCACCAGCTGGATGAGAAC gaAAAAACCATAAGGAGTTTGAAGCTGAGAGCTGAGGATCTTGAGACAACTCTAAT CGTGTTATGCTCACCATCCAG AGCTTTAAGAGACACCATATCAGGCAAAGAAAGAGAGCTGGATGTCTTGAAAAGGAAGTTGTCAGACTCTGAGAAAGAGATGGACACGCTGATGAAAGTCAAAGATGAAGCGTCACAAGAAAACGGTCAGCTGAGAGACGATCTTGACAGAGCACATCAGGAAAATCAG ACTCTAAAGTTCAAGCTGGATGAAGCGAATCTGGAAATAGAGGACTTGCAGAAAAAAGTACAAGATCACATCGCAGACATCTCACGTACTGAAGATCTGCTGTCTGCCAAG GAGCGTGAGTGTAGAGAACTGCAAGAGTCTCGAAGGAAAGAGTCTATTCTGGTGGAAAGCTGGGAGGACCAGGCCAGACGCGCTGAAACCACAGTCATCGAACTCCGTCTTGAGCTTCACAATGCTAATTCGGAGATACTTCGACTCAAAGAAAGAGCAGACAGTCTGGAGAACAGACTCCAACAG GCACTGAGTGCGGAGAGAAGCTGCACTAGTCAGCTGTCTCAGTTAAACCGAAAGATGATTCACATGGAGGAGGATCTGTGTCAGGCGCGGGCTGAGCACACGCAGGCACAGGCCGACCTGGAAAAAACACGAGAGCTCTGTGTCAAACTGGATGCCAGCAAAGACGCT GTGCAGCGTGAGCTGGAATCCTGCTGCTCTGAGATCGAGCTGTTACAGAAGCAGCTGACCAGTGAACGTCTGTCTGTACAGACTCTGGAGAGCCTGCTGGTGTCCACAAGAGAAAAAGAGCTACAGAGGCAACTCACCTCTCAGGAAAGACAGACTGAAATAGAAATCCTTAAGGACAAACTTAGCATGGCTGACAGTAAAGC GAATTCTCAGAGCAGAGAAATGGCTCAGCTGAAGACACGATCATGCCAGCTGGAGGCAGATCTGGAGATGACCAAGAGACATCTGTCTACTGAACGCTTCGAAAG
- the tsga10 gene encoding testis-specific gene 10 protein isoform X2, which yields MLRPRRSTSPVKGASTHRSPVRHSPVKGGSFDSELMRVLRERDELQNMLDKHERHLSETQANVKVLTAERDKTRMHYQQAQEEIAALRREVMKSKAARGAKSCSVTAQSILKRVETERDEAISDLNRMTTERDSLRERLKISQETSISERAHLEQTLEDLQAAVLTLEQERGEQKCRHAQMRENMMGLEEEVHNLSRKLSASEEELIRCRNECCSLRLSNNQMESSLSENQRRLTNRIGELQNAQERNKTLDEMNDSLVRQVTVLREELNTQRATISQLDQQRNTLQEQMEKKSDLINTANHQLDENEKTIRSLKLRAEDLETTLIVLCSPSRALRDTISGKERELDVLKRKLSDSEKEMDTLMKVKDEASQENGQLRDDLDRAHQENQTLKFKLDEANLEIEDLQKKVQDHIADISRTEDLLSAKERECRELQESRRKESILVESWEDQARRAETTVIELRLELHNANSEILRLKERADSLENRLQQALSAERSCTSQLSQLNRKMIHMEEDLCQARAEHTQAQADLEKTRELCVKLDASKDAVQRELESCCSEIELLQKQLTSERLSVQTLESLLVSTREKELQRQLTSQERQTEIEILKDKLSMADSKANSQSREMAQLKTRSCQLEADLEMTKRHLSTERFERERAVQELRRQGLSAISPVLTSTMRSSSSSHRRSLSPHRSWSPEHSHLSTPDPLLLSHYPDRDLHD from the exons ATGTTGAGGCCTCGTCGCTCCACCAGCCCTGTCAAAGGGGCATCGACTCACCGCAGTCCTGTCAGACACTCACCTGTTAAA gGCGGCTCATTTGATTCAGAGCTGATGAGGGTGTTACGAGAAAGAGATGAGCTGCAGAACATGCTGGACAAACATGAGCGGCATCTCTCAGAGACCCAGGCCAATGTTAAAGTGCTCACAGCTGAACGTGACAAGACCCGAATGCACTACCAGCAG GCTCAAGAAGAGATAGCAGCCCTCCGCCGGGAGGTGATGAAGTCAAAAGCAGCGCGTGGGGCCAAAAGTTGCAGCGTGACCGCTCAGAGCATCCTAAAACGGGTCGAGACCGAACGGGACGAGGCCATCTCAGACCTCAACCGCATGACCACAGAGAGAGACAGTCTGAGAGAGAGACTCAAG ATCTCTCAGGAGACATCCATCAGCGAGAGAGCTCACCTGGAGCAGACGCTGGAGGACCTGCAGGCCGCTGTGCTCACG CTGGAGCAGGAGCGAGGGGAACAGAAATGCAGACATGCTCAGATGAGGGAGAACATGATGGGGCTGGAGGAGGAAGTACACAATCTTAGCCGGAAACTCAGTGCCAGTGAAGAAGAACTGATTCGCTGTAGAAATGAGTGCTGCAGCCTAAG actGTCAAATAATCAGATGGAAAGTTCTCTGAGTGAGAATCAGAGGAGACTGACCAACAGGATTGGAGAACTGCAAAACGCTCAGGAGAGAAATAAAACGCTGGATGAGATGAATG ACTCTCTCGTGCGGCAGGTAACTGTTTTGCGAGAGGAACTGAACACACAGCGGGCCACAATCTCACAGCTGGACCAGCAAAGAAACACACTGCAGGAACAAATGGAGAAGAAGAGCGATCTGATCAACACAGCCAATCACCAGCTGGATGAGAAC gaAAAAACCATAAGGAGTTTGAAGCTGAGAGCTGAGGATCTTGAGACAACTCTAAT CGTGTTATGCTCACCATCCAG AGCTTTAAGAGACACCATATCAGGCAAAGAAAGAGAGCTGGATGTCTTGAAAAGGAAGTTGTCAGACTCTGAGAAAGAGATGGACACGCTGATGAAAGTCAAAGATGAAGCGTCACAAGAAAACGGTCAGCTGAGAGACGATCTTGACAGAGCACATCAGGAAAATCAG ACTCTAAAGTTCAAGCTGGATGAAGCGAATCTGGAAATAGAGGACTTGCAGAAAAAAGTACAAGATCACATCGCAGACATCTCACGTACTGAAGATCTGCTGTCTGCCAAG GAGCGTGAGTGTAGAGAACTGCAAGAGTCTCGAAGGAAAGAGTCTATTCTGGTGGAAAGCTGGGAGGACCAGGCCAGACGCGCTGAAACCACAGTCATCGAACTCCGTCTTGAGCTTCACAATGCTAATTCGGAGATACTTCGACTCAAAGAAAGAGCAGACAGTCTGGAGAACAGACTCCAACAG GCACTGAGTGCGGAGAGAAGCTGCACTAGTCAGCTGTCTCAGTTAAACCGAAAGATGATTCACATGGAGGAGGATCTGTGTCAGGCGCGGGCTGAGCACACGCAGGCACAGGCCGACCTGGAAAAAACACGAGAGCTCTGTGTCAAACTGGATGCCAGCAAAGACGCT GTGCAGCGTGAGCTGGAATCCTGCTGCTCTGAGATCGAGCTGTTACAGAAGCAGCTGACCAGTGAACGTCTGTCTGTACAGACTCTGGAGAGCCTGCTGGTGTCCACAAGAGAAAAAGAGCTACAGAGGCAACTCACCTCTCAGGAAAGACAGACTGAAATAGAAATCCTTAAGGACAAACTTAGCATGGCTGACAGTAAAGC GAATTCTCAGAGCAGAGAAATGGCTCAGCTGAAGACACGATCATGCCAGCTGGAGGCAGATCTGGAGATGACCAAGAGACATCTGTCTACTGAACGCTTCGAAAG
- the tsga10 gene encoding testis-specific gene 10 protein isoform X3: MLRPRRSTSPVKGASTHRSPVRHSPVKGGSFDSELMRVLRERDELQNMLDKHERHLSETQANVKVLTAERDKTRMHYQQAQEEIAALRREVMKSKAARGAKSCSVTAQSILKRVETERDEAISDLNRMTTERDSLRERLKISQETSISERAHLEQTLEDLQAAVLTLEQERGEQKCRHAQMRENMMGLEEEVHNLSRKLSASEEELIRCRNECCSLRLSNNQMESSLSENQRRLTNRIGELQNAQERNKTLDEMNDSLVRQVTVLREELNTQRATISQLDQQRNTLQEQMEKKSDLINTANHQLDENEKTIRSLKLRAEDLETTLIALRDTISGKERELDVLKRKLSDSEKEMDTLMKVKDEASQENGQLRDDLDRAHQENQTLKFKLDEANLEIEDLQKKVQDHIADISRTEDLLSAKERECRELQESRRKESILVESWEDQARRAETTVIELRLELHNANSEILRLKERADSLENRLQQALSAERSCTSQLSQLNRKMIHMEEDLCQARAEHTQAQADLEKTRELCVKLDASKDAVQRELESCCSEIELLQKQLTSERLSVQTLESLLVSTREKELQRQLTSQERQTEIEILKDKLSMADSKANSQSREMAQLKTRSCQLEADLEMTKRHLSTERFERERAVQELRRQGLSAISPVLTSTMRSSSSSHRRSLSPHRSWSPEHSHLSTPDPLLLSHYPDRNLTFRDLHD, from the exons ATGTTGAGGCCTCGTCGCTCCACCAGCCCTGTCAAAGGGGCATCGACTCACCGCAGTCCTGTCAGACACTCACCTGTTAAA gGCGGCTCATTTGATTCAGAGCTGATGAGGGTGTTACGAGAAAGAGATGAGCTGCAGAACATGCTGGACAAACATGAGCGGCATCTCTCAGAGACCCAGGCCAATGTTAAAGTGCTCACAGCTGAACGTGACAAGACCCGAATGCACTACCAGCAG GCTCAAGAAGAGATAGCAGCCCTCCGCCGGGAGGTGATGAAGTCAAAAGCAGCGCGTGGGGCCAAAAGTTGCAGCGTGACCGCTCAGAGCATCCTAAAACGGGTCGAGACCGAACGGGACGAGGCCATCTCAGACCTCAACCGCATGACCACAGAGAGAGACAGTCTGAGAGAGAGACTCAAG ATCTCTCAGGAGACATCCATCAGCGAGAGAGCTCACCTGGAGCAGACGCTGGAGGACCTGCAGGCCGCTGTGCTCACG CTGGAGCAGGAGCGAGGGGAACAGAAATGCAGACATGCTCAGATGAGGGAGAACATGATGGGGCTGGAGGAGGAAGTACACAATCTTAGCCGGAAACTCAGTGCCAGTGAAGAAGAACTGATTCGCTGTAGAAATGAGTGCTGCAGCCTAAG actGTCAAATAATCAGATGGAAAGTTCTCTGAGTGAGAATCAGAGGAGACTGACCAACAGGATTGGAGAACTGCAAAACGCTCAGGAGAGAAATAAAACGCTGGATGAGATGAATG ACTCTCTCGTGCGGCAGGTAACTGTTTTGCGAGAGGAACTGAACACACAGCGGGCCACAATCTCACAGCTGGACCAGCAAAGAAACACACTGCAGGAACAAATGGAGAAGAAGAGCGATCTGATCAACACAGCCAATCACCAGCTGGATGAGAAC gaAAAAACCATAAGGAGTTTGAAGCTGAGAGCTGAGGATCTTGAGACAACTCTAAT AGCTTTAAGAGACACCATATCAGGCAAAGAAAGAGAGCTGGATGTCTTGAAAAGGAAGTTGTCAGACTCTGAGAAAGAGATGGACACGCTGATGAAAGTCAAAGATGAAGCGTCACAAGAAAACGGTCAGCTGAGAGACGATCTTGACAGAGCACATCAGGAAAATCAG ACTCTAAAGTTCAAGCTGGATGAAGCGAATCTGGAAATAGAGGACTTGCAGAAAAAAGTACAAGATCACATCGCAGACATCTCACGTACTGAAGATCTGCTGTCTGCCAAG GAGCGTGAGTGTAGAGAACTGCAAGAGTCTCGAAGGAAAGAGTCTATTCTGGTGGAAAGCTGGGAGGACCAGGCCAGACGCGCTGAAACCACAGTCATCGAACTCCGTCTTGAGCTTCACAATGCTAATTCGGAGATACTTCGACTCAAAGAAAGAGCAGACAGTCTGGAGAACAGACTCCAACAG GCACTGAGTGCGGAGAGAAGCTGCACTAGTCAGCTGTCTCAGTTAAACCGAAAGATGATTCACATGGAGGAGGATCTGTGTCAGGCGCGGGCTGAGCACACGCAGGCACAGGCCGACCTGGAAAAAACACGAGAGCTCTGTGTCAAACTGGATGCCAGCAAAGACGCT GTGCAGCGTGAGCTGGAATCCTGCTGCTCTGAGATCGAGCTGTTACAGAAGCAGCTGACCAGTGAACGTCTGTCTGTACAGACTCTGGAGAGCCTGCTGGTGTCCACAAGAGAAAAAGAGCTACAGAGGCAACTCACCTCTCAGGAAAGACAGACTGAAATAGAAATCCTTAAGGACAAACTTAGCATGGCTGACAGTAAAGC GAATTCTCAGAGCAGAGAAATGGCTCAGCTGAAGACACGATCATGCCAGCTGGAGGCAGATCTGGAGATGACCAAGAGACATCTGTCTACTGAACGCTTCGAAAG
- the tsga10 gene encoding testis-specific gene 10 protein isoform X4, producing the protein MLRPRRSTSPVKGASTHRSPVRHSPVKGGSFDSELMRVLRERDELQNMLDKHERHLSETQANVKVLTAERDKTRMHYQQAQEEIAALRREVMKSKAARGAKSCSVTAQSILKRVETERDEAISDLNRMTTERDSLRERLKISQETSISERAHLEQTLEDLQAAVLTLEQERGEQKCRHAQMRENMMGLEEEVHNLSRKLSASEEELIRCRNECCSLRLSNNQMESSLSENQRRLTNRIGELQNAQERNKTLDEMNDSLVRQVTVLREELNTQRATISQLDQQRNTLQEQMEKKSDLINTANHQLDENEKTIRSLKLRAEDLETTLIALRDTISGKERELDVLKRKLSDSEKEMDTLMKVKDEASQENGQLRDDLDRAHQENQTLKFKLDEANLEIEDLQKKVQDHIADISRTEDLLSAKERECRELQESRRKESILVESWEDQARRAETTVIELRLELHNANSEILRLKERADSLENRLQQALSAERSCTSQLSQLNRKMIHMEEDLCQARAEHTQAQADLEKTRELCVKLDASKDAVQRELESCCSEIELLQKQLTSERLSVQTLESLLVSTREKELQRQLTSQERQTEIEILKDKLSMADSKANSQSREMAQLKTRSCQLEADLEMTKRHLSTERFERERAVQELRRQGLSAISPVLTSTMRSSSSSHRRSLSPHRSWSPEHSHLSTPDPLLLSHYPDRDLHD; encoded by the exons ATGTTGAGGCCTCGTCGCTCCACCAGCCCTGTCAAAGGGGCATCGACTCACCGCAGTCCTGTCAGACACTCACCTGTTAAA gGCGGCTCATTTGATTCAGAGCTGATGAGGGTGTTACGAGAAAGAGATGAGCTGCAGAACATGCTGGACAAACATGAGCGGCATCTCTCAGAGACCCAGGCCAATGTTAAAGTGCTCACAGCTGAACGTGACAAGACCCGAATGCACTACCAGCAG GCTCAAGAAGAGATAGCAGCCCTCCGCCGGGAGGTGATGAAGTCAAAAGCAGCGCGTGGGGCCAAAAGTTGCAGCGTGACCGCTCAGAGCATCCTAAAACGGGTCGAGACCGAACGGGACGAGGCCATCTCAGACCTCAACCGCATGACCACAGAGAGAGACAGTCTGAGAGAGAGACTCAAG ATCTCTCAGGAGACATCCATCAGCGAGAGAGCTCACCTGGAGCAGACGCTGGAGGACCTGCAGGCCGCTGTGCTCACG CTGGAGCAGGAGCGAGGGGAACAGAAATGCAGACATGCTCAGATGAGGGAGAACATGATGGGGCTGGAGGAGGAAGTACACAATCTTAGCCGGAAACTCAGTGCCAGTGAAGAAGAACTGATTCGCTGTAGAAATGAGTGCTGCAGCCTAAG actGTCAAATAATCAGATGGAAAGTTCTCTGAGTGAGAATCAGAGGAGACTGACCAACAGGATTGGAGAACTGCAAAACGCTCAGGAGAGAAATAAAACGCTGGATGAGATGAATG ACTCTCTCGTGCGGCAGGTAACTGTTTTGCGAGAGGAACTGAACACACAGCGGGCCACAATCTCACAGCTGGACCAGCAAAGAAACACACTGCAGGAACAAATGGAGAAGAAGAGCGATCTGATCAACACAGCCAATCACCAGCTGGATGAGAAC gaAAAAACCATAAGGAGTTTGAAGCTGAGAGCTGAGGATCTTGAGACAACTCTAAT AGCTTTAAGAGACACCATATCAGGCAAAGAAAGAGAGCTGGATGTCTTGAAAAGGAAGTTGTCAGACTCTGAGAAAGAGATGGACACGCTGATGAAAGTCAAAGATGAAGCGTCACAAGAAAACGGTCAGCTGAGAGACGATCTTGACAGAGCACATCAGGAAAATCAG ACTCTAAAGTTCAAGCTGGATGAAGCGAATCTGGAAATAGAGGACTTGCAGAAAAAAGTACAAGATCACATCGCAGACATCTCACGTACTGAAGATCTGCTGTCTGCCAAG GAGCGTGAGTGTAGAGAACTGCAAGAGTCTCGAAGGAAAGAGTCTATTCTGGTGGAAAGCTGGGAGGACCAGGCCAGACGCGCTGAAACCACAGTCATCGAACTCCGTCTTGAGCTTCACAATGCTAATTCGGAGATACTTCGACTCAAAGAAAGAGCAGACAGTCTGGAGAACAGACTCCAACAG GCACTGAGTGCGGAGAGAAGCTGCACTAGTCAGCTGTCTCAGTTAAACCGAAAGATGATTCACATGGAGGAGGATCTGTGTCAGGCGCGGGCTGAGCACACGCAGGCACAGGCCGACCTGGAAAAAACACGAGAGCTCTGTGTCAAACTGGATGCCAGCAAAGACGCT GTGCAGCGTGAGCTGGAATCCTGCTGCTCTGAGATCGAGCTGTTACAGAAGCAGCTGACCAGTGAACGTCTGTCTGTACAGACTCTGGAGAGCCTGCTGGTGTCCACAAGAGAAAAAGAGCTACAGAGGCAACTCACCTCTCAGGAAAGACAGACTGAAATAGAAATCCTTAAGGACAAACTTAGCATGGCTGACAGTAAAGC GAATTCTCAGAGCAGAGAAATGGCTCAGCTGAAGACACGATCATGCCAGCTGGAGGCAGATCTGGAGATGACCAAGAGACATCTGTCTACTGAACGCTTCGAAAG